CCATACAGAATGAGTAGGTCTTCCTTTTGAACCTTCCTGCTCATTCACTTTCCATGGCCATGACAAACCTTTCTTTACCATCCACTCTTCAGCTTTTGAAGTTAGAACCTTATGGATTGCAGGCTTTCCATCACTCTCATCACTGGAATCTTTGAAGGGTTTCGAAGAAAGCTTCTCATCTTTACATGTGAATACACCAAAAGGAGACTGGATAAAATCCCCTCTTGGTGTGCTGGCACCACTTGATGCTGCATCGTCCCTATGGTCAGCGAGAGTAGCACCGAAGACACCATGGTCTGAATAATGACTATCCTCACTGCCACCCTCGGAGAGTGTGGCACTATTATCGCCTGCTCGCATTTTCGATCTGACCTTGTTGCTCACCTTGGATGCCTACAATTTTAACATTGGTCAGAATGTCTAAGAGCAAGATAAAAAGGTGAGAATATGCAACCCTACAATTGAACTTACAAAATCTGATATCTTTGATGCTATGGCGACTTGTATAGGCTGATCGGAGTCAAGGCCAAGTTTTGATACAACAGCNTACCCAAAAAATACCAGTTTTAAAATGAATGAATGTGTCTGGCAAACGAGATAATCTGTTTGAGAGAATAAGTAACCTTGTCCGATTTGTTCTCCAATTGTCAAATCATCCCATAAAATTTCATATTCCAAGCTTTCGCTATCAGTATCAACCTTGTTCATAACACTGCTTTTGGTACTTCCGCAGCTACTAGCGCTGCTTGTACTGTTCGCATTTACAGAAGACGACCACAAACTAGAAGCCTCATTATTGATAGGCTTATTACTTTCAAAGGGAGGGCTTTCAGACTCAACACCAGCAAAAGGATGAATCTGGAGagacttctctttctcttgttcatTCTGTACCCAAGGCCATACAGAATGAGTAGGTCTTCCTTTTGAACCTTCCTGCTCATTCACTTTCCATGGCCATGACAAACCTTTCTTTACCATCCACTCTTCAGCTTTTGAAGTTAGAACCTTATGGATTGCAGGCTTTCCATCACTCTCATCACTGGAATCTTTGAAGGGTTTCGAAGAAAGCTTCTCATCTTTACATGTGAATACACCAAAAGGAGACTGGATAAAATCCCCTCTTGGTGTGCTGGCACCACTTGATGCTGCATCGTCCCTATGGTCAGCGAGAGTAGCACCGAAGACACCATGGTCTGAATAATGACTATCCTCACTGCCACCCTCGGAGAGTGTGGCACTATTATCGCCTGCTCGCATTTTCGATCTGACCTTGTTGCTCACCTTGGATGCCTACAATTTTAACATTGGTCAGAATGTCTAAGAGCAAGATAAAAAGGTGAGAATATGCAACCCTACAATTGAACTTACAAAATCTGATATCTTTGATGCTATGGCGACTTGTATAGGCTGATCGGAGTCAAGGCCAAGTTTTGATACAACAGCTCCTCTGGAGTCTAAACCAAGCTTAGAGGCAAAACTATTCCTTACAGGGTTAACGCTCGTTTCACCTTCAGGCGCCTTTAATTTAGCTAATGAGATTCTCGGGTTCAGATACGGCGCAGTGTTACTTGTGATACAAATGATCCCCATAAGAGTACCGTCGTCATCACAGAATGCAGAACATGTAGTGACAGCTGAAAATCTCTGCCCTGATTTGCTCTTGACAGGAAACTCGCCGGTCCAGCTCTCTCCACTAGCACAACGTCGAGCAATATTCATTGCAAAGGCAGCGTCACGATCATCAGCAATAACATTAATTGGATTCTCCCCAAGTGCTTCTGCTGCAGAGTACCCATAAACCTTTTCCGCCATGGCATTCCTGTAACAGTCATGTCACCGAATTGGAATCTTAAGTAACAACATTGCAACTCAAACCTAACTCCCTAATTAGACATTCTCTAAATTCCATAAACTGCATTTCACAAGAGGGAAGCTACTCACCAGAAGATAATACGCATATTGAGATCAAAGGCATGAACAGCTTGTGCCATGGACTGTAGTATATTCAAATACTGTTTATCCGTGAATTTACCAGCCGATGGTCCACCGCCACCAACTTCAGACCTCAATCTCATCGAACTCTGGAGGATACGGCTCTCCTTCCGCAACGGCGAAGCGTTACGAAACGAGGCGGCGGCACCGCTTCTCCTCCACGAAGGAGCTACTACATCTCCGATGTTCCTCCTCGCCGGAGACACCGAATGCGATCGCTGCCTAAGCTCCGTAGAAACCTTAAGCCTAGACATCTCCATCTTTAGATGCTCCTGACTCTCTTCTAGCTCCAGTATCTTCTTCAGCAGCTCCTCCGCAGGTGGATTCTCCATTTGCGCTCCCGATCAAATCTGAAAGAGCTAAAACGAGTTTGAATCGGGAATCGGTGGCCCGAGTTGAATCGGAGCGTTGAAGAAGGTGATTTAGTGCTTAATCCATGACGAAATAGGGATTTTGATTTGACTAAAGGACACTAATaaaaggagatgatgatgatgaagatgacaatCTCTGTTGGCTCCCTAACCAAAGAacaaaagtctctctctctctctctctctttggaaTGAGGAGATGCGAGAGAAACGTTTTCTCAAGCAGTCAACAATAATGGAAACCTTTTCTTCGCttatctttgcttcttttttattcttctttttttttgttctttacctTCACTTTTTCcacttaattaataattattccttgattttttttggcggtttatttcttttttttccattagACAGACAATCATAGATTtcttatgtatttattttggGTAGATtctaaattagattttttttgggagaaaataaaaaaaattctgattatTTTCTAAACTGTAAATGTTGgttcattttaaaatatggtaattttggttttgttgttctgtaaatttctaattaaaaaaattgtttaaaagggaaaaaaaataaaaaaagatgaaccAAGAAGATGGATACAGATTGATTTGTTCCCAGTTTATTGGGAGTTCTATGAATTCATTGTATATGAAAAAAGTGTCATGCATGTAATCACTAATTTGCAAATAAGTTTAGGTTAATTGTGGGAGATAATCTTCCTAAATGGACACATATAATAAGAAAGCTTTGTGGTTGATGTGGACGACtttatttgtttgcttttgcaATTAGACAAATTagtagtttttttatatatttaattagaaacAAGTTGAttcatttttgaaaatttataactaATTAAGCACTATATCACATGTTTGTTTTGGCACCTAACTTATACTACATTTTAAGTGAACATGCATGtttctctgtattttttttttttgttttttttgaaactcaCAATCACACTAAAGTAGATCAttagatttaagtttttaaatatagaCAGGACAATGACTGGTTCATATATATCTCAACTCAAATTCTGATCGgggaagaaatcaaaaacatatatatatcttcagtTTATTATCTTGCGGTAGTttatctttataaatatatccAGTTAAAACCATGATCAAGagcttgacaaaaaaaaaaaaaaaaaaaaaaaaaNNNNNNNNNNNNNNNNNNNNNNNNNNNNNNNNNNNNNNNNNNNNNNNNNNNNNNNNNNNNNNNNNNNNNNNNNNNNNNNNNNNNNNNNNNNNNNNNNNNNNNNNNNNNNNNNNNNNNNNNNNNNNNNNNNNNNNNNNNNNNNNNNNNNNNNNNNNNNNNNNNNNNNNNNNNNNNNNNNNNNNNNNNNNNNNNNNNNNNNNNNNNNNNNNNNNNNNNNNNNNNNNNNNNNNNNNNNNNNNNNNNNNNNNNNNNNNNNNNNNNNNNNNNNNNNNNNNNNNNNNNNNNNNNNNNNNNNNNNNNNNNNNNNNNNNNNNNNNNNNNNNNNNNNNNNNNNNNNNNNNNNNNNNNNNNNNNaaaaaaaaaaaaaaaaaaaaaaaaaaaaaaaaaaaaaaaaaaaaaaaaaaaaaaaaaaaaaaaaaaaaacataatcaagaaacttatctaatttttttaaaaggcaTTTTTAAAAGATTGACCTAAAATTTAGAActttagagaaagagagaggaaaaggaGGTTGGCCGGTTCTGTTTTATTGGTAACTTGACAATTTGTTGGTAACTTGGTAGTCTTGGTTAtgtagacaaaaacaaaaacaaaaacaaaaaaaaaatacgtaaGAAAGATGAAATTTGTAGAGAGTGTTGACAACTATAAtccacaaacaaaaatacaatcaCTTGTGACTTGTGCATTAAATTTCTTACGTGTTCCACCTTTTTTCAAAGctataacaaaaatacataatactATCGAAAAactatttaacaaacaaaaataaatatgaaactcGTCGCCCCACCGCTTCAACTCCAATATTGCTGCAATTGCAATTGCTGTATTGTTGTGTATGACCTGTATGTCGGCCAAAATATCGGGCAACTAATTCACCTTTATAGAttgaaaatcatatattttactatttttttgtcatttccttttttctttgctGATGTCTTTCTTCATTTATTAATGCTAACTTGGCAAGGTGGCATAGTTTACGTTTTCGGATTTGGATATGACCgatatttcaatatatttatacttttcTTTCCTTAAAAAGCTAAAAGATTTGAAAACTTATCTCTAGAAGAATAAAGCTTAATCCATTCAATATCATCACATGCGCAGAAGAATCATCCCCTAAGAAACTTGACTACCCGATTTTTGCGAGATAtaccatttttgtttcttctaagaTAAGCAAAATTGTTGTCTTCACTTTAAATTGAATTTGGCAGACTATGTTATTTCAATTTGATAATATGTCAGGTTATTATAATAACATAGTCAAGTTTGAAATATgtcaatttaaattaaatatgtcAATTTGATACTATGTCAGGTTACCACAATATGTCAAATTTGAACTATTATTTCAATCTGATAATATGTCAAGttaataaaatagataaatttgtCAAAGTGACATGATATTTCCAAATTTGAAACAAAGATACATTCTcatcatatttctttattttaaccACAGTTcgatgggtttttttttttttttctcaattgtttctttatttatttcataagCCAGTACAACAAACCATACATAAGCCCAAAAGAAAGCCCAGTTAAATCTAAATGATCTAAAACTGCCACGAAGAAAATTGATGGATAAACATTGAACACACAAGACACGTGTTGCACAAAGGATGAGGTCAAAAACACgcgtgaagaagaggaagaaacaggGGCTACCGCCGATCATCACTGCCGGTTGTTTTTTCGCCTGCAGAAAACTCTAAATCGCCGGAATTTCAGATAATCACAGACGCGATATGTAACTTCAGAGCTTCAAATCTTCGTCTTCAAGAACCAGTGAAAAATCGATTTTCAACAAAGCAGTCTAGATCTAGATTTATAGGCTTCCGCCATTAAAAAGACAAACATAGAATCGATGAAAACTCAATCGATCCATAAAACAAAACCGGAAAAATTCCGAGACAAAAGCTTGCTGAAATCGCCGAAGAGACGAACGGATAGCGGGCAAAAGCTGGCCATAGTCACAGAAAGTATCAACTCGCCAGAAAAACAACCAACGAATTGCTAGAGACAAAGCCGAATATCTTCACTATAGAAGCTGAAAGATACCAGAAGCAAAGCCAGCCACAGGTGCTAATTAGAGCCACCTATGCTAGAAGCAGAGCCGGCCAAAGATACTAATCAGAGCCACCTATGCCGGAAGAAAGCCGGCCGACATTGCTAAAAGAGCCAACGACGCCAGATAAAAGCCAACTATCCCACTATGAAAGCTAAAAGTGTTG
The Camelina sativa cultivar DH55 chromosome 15, Cs, whole genome shotgun sequence DNA segment above includes these coding regions:
- the LOC104744831 gene encoding mitogen-activated protein kinase kinase kinase 1-like isoform X1 → MENPPAEELLKKILELEESQEHLKMEMSRLKVSTELRQRSHSVSPARRNIGDVVAPSWRRSGAAASFRNASPLRKESRILQSSMRLRSEVGGGGPSAGKFTDKQYLNILQSMAQAVHAFDLNMRIIFWNAMAEKVYGYSAAEALGENPINVIADDRDAAFAMNIARRCASGESWTGEFPVKSKSGQRFSAVTTCSAFCDDDGTLMGIICITSNTAPYLNPRISLAKLKAPEGETSVNPVRNSFASKLGLDSRGAVVSKLGLDSDQPIQVAIASKISDFASKVSNKVRSKMRAGDNSATLSEGGSEDSHYSDHGVFGATLADHRDDAASSGASTPRGDFIQSPFGVFTCKDEKLSSKPFKDSSDESDGKPAIHKVLTSKAEEWMVKKGLSWPWKVNEQEGSKGRPTHSVWPWVQNEQEKEKSLQIHPFAGVESESPPFESNKPINNEASSLWSSSVNANSTSSASSCGSTKSSVMNKVDTDSESLEYEILWDDLTIGEQIGQGSCGTVYHGLWFGSDVAVKVFSKQEYSEEVIESFKQEVLLMKRLRHPNVLLFMGAVTSPQRLCIVSEFLPRGSLFRLLQRSTSKLDWRRRIHMALDIARGMNYLHHCSPPIIHRDLKSSNLLVDRNWTVKVADFGLSRIKHETYLTSKSGKGTPQWMAPEVLRNESADEKSDIYSFGVVLWELATEKIPWETLNSMQVIGAVGFMNQRLEIPKDIDPRWISLMESCWHSDTKLRPTFQELMEKLRDLQRKYTIQFQATRAALSDNSLLKDS